One Obesumbacterium proteus DNA window includes the following coding sequences:
- the rnc gene encoding ribonuclease III translates to MNPIVTNRLQKKLGYTFQQQELLLQALTHRSASSKHNERLEFLGDSILSFVIANALYHRFPRVDEGDMSRMRATLVRGNTLAEMAREFDLGECLRLGPGELKSGGFRRESILADTVEALIGGIFLDSDIQTIERLILDWYRSRLDEISPGDKQKDPKTRLQEFLQGRHLPLPSYLVVQVRGEAHDQEFTIHCQVSGLSEPVIGVGSSRRKAEQAAAEQALKQLELE, encoded by the coding sequence ATGAATCCCATCGTAACTAACCGGCTTCAAAAGAAGCTGGGCTATACTTTTCAACAGCAGGAGCTGTTATTGCAGGCATTGACTCATCGCAGTGCCAGCAGCAAACACAATGAACGTCTTGAGTTTCTGGGCGACTCAATTCTTAGTTTCGTTATTGCCAATGCGCTGTATCACCGCTTCCCGCGGGTTGATGAGGGCGACATGAGCCGCATGCGTGCTACGTTAGTACGTGGAAATACGCTGGCAGAAATGGCACGAGAATTTGATTTGGGGGAGTGCCTGCGTCTTGGGCCGGGTGAGTTAAAAAGTGGTGGCTTCCGCCGCGAATCTATTTTAGCTGACACCGTAGAAGCGTTAATTGGCGGCATTTTCCTGGATAGTGATATCCAAACGATTGAACGACTGATCCTTGATTGGTACCGCTCACGCTTGGACGAGATAAGTCCAGGTGATAAGCAGAAAGACCCGAAAACGCGTCTGCAAGAGTTCTTGCAGGGACGCCATCTGCCACTGCCATCTTATTTGGTGGTGCAGGTTCGCGGTGAAGCACACGATCAAGAATTTACTATTCACTGTCAGGTCAGCGGCCTGAGCGAACCGGTTATCGGTGTTGGCTCAAGTCGTCGCAAGGCCGAGCAGGCAGCGGCTGAACAAGCGCTGAAACAGCTGGAGCTTGAATGA
- the lepA gene encoding translation elongation factor 4 codes for MKRIRNFSIIAHIDHGKSTLSDRIIQICGGLTDREMAAQVLDSMDLERERGITIKAQSVTLDYKAQDGETYQLNFIDTPGHVDFSYEVSRSLAACEGALLVVDAGQGVEAQTLANCYTAMEMDLEVVPVLNKIDLPAADPDRAAQEIEDIVGIDAMDAVRCSAKTGVGVPEVLERLVRDIPAPEGDPEGPLQALIIDSWFDNYLGVVSLIRIKNGSLRKGEKVKVMSTGQTYNADRLGIFTPKQIDRDVLNCGEVGWLVCAIKDIHGAPVGDTLTLARNPAEKSLPGFKKVKPQVYAGLFPVSSDDYEAFRDALGKLSLNDASLFYEPETSTALGFGFRCGFLGLLHMEIIQERLEREYDLDLITTAPTVVYQIQTTGGEEIFVDSPSKLPPINNIEELREPIAECHMLLPQEYLGNVITLCIEKRGVQTNMVYHGNQVALTYEIPMAEVVLDFFDRLKSTSRGYASLDYSFKRFQQSDMVRVDVLINNERVDALALITHRDNAQYRGRELVEKMKELIPRQQFDIAIQAAIGNQIIARSTVKQLRKNVLAKCYGGDVSRKKKLLQKQKDGKKRMKQVGNVELPQEAFLAILHVGKD; via the coding sequence ATGAAGCGTATACGAAATTTCTCCATTATCGCACATATTGACCACGGTAAGTCGACACTGTCTGACCGTATTATTCAGATTTGTGGCGGTTTGACTGACCGTGAAATGGCAGCGCAAGTTCTGGATTCTATGGATCTGGAACGTGAGCGCGGCATCACTATTAAAGCGCAGAGCGTAACGCTCGACTATAAAGCACAGGATGGGGAAACTTATCAGCTGAACTTCATCGATACTCCGGGACACGTTGACTTCTCTTATGAGGTTTCTCGTTCTCTGGCGGCGTGTGAAGGTGCATTGCTGGTGGTGGACGCAGGTCAGGGCGTTGAAGCCCAGACGCTAGCTAACTGCTATACAGCCATGGAAATGGATCTGGAAGTGGTTCCTGTTCTGAACAAAATTGACCTGCCAGCGGCCGATCCCGATCGCGCAGCTCAGGAAATTGAAGATATCGTCGGTATCGACGCTATGGATGCTGTGCGTTGCTCAGCAAAAACCGGCGTTGGCGTTCCTGAAGTGCTTGAACGTCTGGTTCGCGATATCCCTGCACCGGAAGGTGATCCAGAAGGCCCATTACAGGCGCTGATTATCGACTCATGGTTCGATAACTATCTGGGCGTGGTTTCTTTGATCCGTATTAAAAACGGTTCACTGCGCAAAGGCGAGAAAGTTAAGGTAATGAGCACCGGTCAGACCTATAACGCTGACCGTCTTGGTATCTTCACGCCGAAGCAGATCGACCGCGACGTACTTAACTGCGGCGAAGTTGGCTGGTTGGTATGTGCGATTAAAGACATCCACGGCGCGCCAGTGGGCGATACCTTGACGCTGGCACGTAATCCAGCCGAAAAATCTTTGCCGGGCTTCAAAAAAGTAAAACCTCAGGTTTACGCGGGTCTGTTCCCTGTAAGCTCTGATGACTATGAAGCTTTCCGCGATGCGTTGGGCAAATTAAGCCTGAATGATGCGTCTTTGTTCTATGAGCCAGAAACATCAACCGCGCTAGGCTTCGGCTTCCGCTGTGGTTTCTTGGGCTTATTGCACATGGAGATCATCCAGGAGCGTCTGGAGCGTGAATACGATCTAGACTTGATCACAACGGCGCCAACGGTTGTGTATCAGATCCAAACCACCGGTGGTGAAGAGATCTTTGTTGATAGCCCGTCTAAGCTACCGCCAATCAACAATATCGAAGAGCTGCGTGAGCCGATCGCTGAATGTCATATGCTGTTACCACAAGAGTATCTTGGTAACGTTATTACGCTTTGTATCGAGAAGCGTGGTGTTCAGACTAATATGGTTTATCACGGCAATCAGGTTGCGCTAACCTATGAAATACCGATGGCAGAAGTGGTGCTCGATTTCTTCGACCGCCTCAAGTCTACATCGCGTGGTTATGCGTCGCTGGATTACAGCTTCAAACGTTTCCAGCAGTCTGACATGGTTCGCGTTGACGTCTTAATCAACAACGAACGCGTGGATGCGCTGGCGCTGATCACCCATCGTGACAACGCGCAGTATCGTGGCCGTGAACTGGTTGAGAAGATGAAAGAACTGATCCCGCGTCAGCAGTTTGATATTGCGATTCAAGCGGCTATCGGTAACCAAATTATTGCGCGTTCAACGGTTAAGCAGCTGCGTAAAAACGTTCTTGCTAAGTGTTACGGCGGCGACGTTAGCCGTAAGAAAAAGCTGCTGCAGAAGCAGAAAGACGGTAAGAAACGTATGAAGCAGGTCGGCAACGTCGAACTGCCGCAGGAAGCCTTCTTGGCCATTCTGCACGTAGGTAAAGACTAA
- the era gene encoding GTPase Era yields the protein MSEETTYCGFIAIVGRPNVGKSTLLNQLLGQKISITSRKPQTTRHRIMGIHTEGPYQAIYVDTPGLHIEEKRAINRLMNRAASSSIGDVELVIFVVEGTHWTADDEMVVNKLRDLKAPVILAINKVDNVQDKAALLPHIQFLSEQMNFMDVVPISAEKGTNVDTIASIVRKKLPEAIHHFPEEYITDRSQRFMASEIIREKLMRFLGEELPYSVTVEIERFVSNERGGYDINGLILVEREGQKKMVIGNKGTKIKTIGIEARQDMEAMFEAKVHLELWVKVKSGWADDERALRSLGYGEDL from the coding sequence ATGAGCGAAGAAACAACTTATTGCGGATTTATTGCCATCGTTGGACGTCCTAACGTTGGCAAATCGACATTGCTGAACCAATTACTGGGGCAGAAGATTTCGATCACCTCGCGTAAGCCACAAACGACCCGCCACCGCATTATGGGTATTCACACGGAAGGGCCATATCAGGCCATCTACGTGGACACCCCCGGGTTGCATATTGAAGAAAAACGCGCCATCAACCGTTTGATGAACCGCGCAGCCAGCAGCTCAATCGGTGACGTTGAGCTGGTGATTTTCGTTGTTGAAGGGACACACTGGACCGCCGATGACGAAATGGTCGTGAATAAACTGCGTGATTTGAAAGCGCCGGTTATCTTAGCGATCAACAAAGTCGATAACGTTCAGGATAAAGCGGCTTTGCTGCCACATATCCAGTTCCTCAGCGAACAGATGAACTTTATGGACGTGGTTCCAATCTCTGCGGAGAAGGGAACGAACGTCGATACCATCGCCAGCATTGTGCGTAAAAAACTGCCGGAAGCGATTCATCACTTCCCAGAAGAGTACATTACTGACCGCTCACAGCGCTTTATGGCGTCTGAAATCATCCGTGAAAAACTGATGCGTTTCTTGGGCGAAGAGCTGCCGTATTCCGTTACTGTTGAAATTGAACGCTTCGTTTCTAACGAACGTGGTGGTTATGACATTAACGGTCTGATTCTGGTTGAACGTGAAGGCCAGAAGAAGATGGTTATCGGTAATAAAGGCACTAAAATCAAGACGATTGGTATTGAAGCTCGCCAAGACATGGAAGCCATGTTTGAAGCTAAAGTCCATCTTGAGCTGTGGGTTAAGGTTAAATCCGGTTGGGCAGACGACGAACGTGCGCTGCGCAGCTTGGGTTATGGTGAAGATCTCTAA
- the pdxJ gene encoding pyridoxine 5'-phosphate synthase: protein MADLLLGVNIDHIATLRNARGTQYPDPVQAAFIAEQAGADGITVHLREDRRHITDRDVRLLRQTIQTRMNLEMAVTDEMIDIACELKPHFCCLVPEKRQEVTTEGGLDVAGQLDKMTVAVERLTQAGILVSLFIDPDQRQIEAAVSVGAPYIEIHTGAYADAECELKRQAEFERIAQAARFANERGLKVNAGHGLTYHNVLPIAALPEMHELNIGHSIIGRAVMSGLPEAVSAMKQLMLEARR from the coding sequence ATGGCTGATTTACTGTTGGGCGTCAATATCGATCATATCGCAACCCTGCGCAATGCGCGTGGCACCCAGTATCCAGACCCTGTTCAAGCGGCTTTTATTGCAGAGCAGGCTGGGGCCGATGGGATCACCGTGCATCTGCGCGAAGACCGCCGTCACATCACCGATCGCGACGTGCGTTTGCTGCGCCAAACCATTCAGACGCGTATGAATCTGGAAATGGCTGTGACCGATGAGATGATCGATATCGCCTGTGAACTGAAGCCGCATTTTTGCTGTTTAGTACCTGAGAAACGCCAAGAAGTAACCACCGAAGGCGGGTTAGACGTTGCGGGTCAGTTGGATAAAATGACCGTTGCCGTAGAACGCCTCACTCAGGCGGGCATTTTGGTATCGCTGTTTATCGATCCCGACCAGCGCCAGATTGAAGCCGCAGTGAGCGTTGGCGCGCCCTATATTGAAATTCACACCGGTGCTTATGCCGATGCAGAATGCGAACTAAAGCGTCAGGCCGAATTTGAACGTATTGCTCAAGCCGCGCGTTTTGCCAACGAGCGTGGTTTGAAAGTCAATGCGGGACACGGTTTGACCTATCATAACGTTCTACCGATTGCGGCATTACCTGAAATGCATGAGCTAAATATTGGCCACAGCATTATTGGTCGCGCAGTGATGAGTGGTTTACCTGAGGCCGTGAGTGCGATGAAACAGCTGATGTTGGAAGCGCGTCGCTAA
- the rlmD gene encoding 23S rRNA (uracil(1939)-C(5))-methyltransferase RlmD: MAQFYSPGRRVATRQTITVTATDLDPFGQGVARHNGKAIFISGLLPDEQAEVTLTEDKKQFARAKVKRLLTRSPERVAPRCPHFGICGGCQQQHASEPLQQRSKSASLQRLISRETGLDIIPESVISGPEYGYRRRARLGLQFQPKQQQLVMGFRKSGSNDLVPVKACPVLAPALASLLQPLHECLAGMKAVRRLGHAELVLADNGPVLVLRHLDPLKEQDLARLHTFSAQHRVMLYLQGNEDELVKLCDDVPFYQVDGLRLFFSPRDFIQVNDAVNQRMVAQALEWLEVESTDRVLDLFCGMGNFTLPLAKRAKQVVGVEGVATLVANGLYNAQINALNNVEFFQHNLEDDVTRQPWAKLGFDKVLLDPARAGAAGVMDHIVKLAPQKVVYVSCNPTTLARDSQILIAAGYRMERVRMLDMFPHTGHLESMALFVAS; this comes from the coding sequence ATGGCTCAATTTTACTCTCCGGGACGCCGTGTGGCGACCCGACAAACCATAACTGTGACGGCAACCGACCTTGATCCTTTTGGCCAGGGCGTTGCGCGCCACAATGGTAAAGCTATCTTTATTTCTGGCCTATTGCCAGATGAGCAAGCCGAAGTCACTTTAACCGAAGATAAAAAGCAGTTCGCTCGCGCCAAAGTAAAACGTTTACTGACTCGCAGCCCAGAGCGCGTAGCGCCACGTTGCCCACATTTTGGTATCTGTGGCGGGTGCCAGCAACAACATGCCAGTGAGCCCCTGCAGCAGCGCAGCAAATCGGCTTCCCTTCAGCGCCTGATTAGCCGCGAAACGGGTTTGGATATCATACCAGAATCCGTTATCAGCGGGCCAGAATACGGCTACCGTCGGCGTGCGCGCCTAGGATTGCAATTCCAGCCGAAGCAACAGCAGTTGGTGATGGGCTTTCGCAAGTCAGGATCTAATGATTTAGTGCCTGTTAAAGCATGCCCTGTATTAGCGCCTGCGCTGGCATCGCTTTTGCAACCGCTGCATGAATGTCTGGCCGGAATGAAGGCGGTTCGCCGTCTTGGCCATGCCGAACTGGTATTAGCCGACAATGGCCCCGTATTGGTATTGCGCCACCTTGATCCGTTGAAGGAGCAAGATTTGGCCCGATTGCACACTTTTAGTGCGCAGCATCGCGTTATGCTCTACCTGCAGGGTAATGAAGACGAACTGGTTAAGCTGTGCGATGACGTACCGTTTTATCAGGTTGATGGGCTGCGCCTATTTTTTAGTCCAAGAGATTTTATTCAGGTCAACGACGCGGTGAATCAACGAATGGTTGCGCAGGCGTTGGAGTGGCTAGAGGTAGAATCCACGGATCGCGTGTTAGACCTGTTCTGTGGCATGGGCAACTTCACATTACCGTTAGCAAAACGCGCAAAACAGGTCGTTGGCGTTGAAGGTGTTGCTACGCTGGTCGCAAATGGTCTGTATAATGCCCAGATTAATGCATTGAATAACGTCGAGTTCTTCCAGCATAACTTGGAGGATGATGTGACTCGGCAGCCATGGGCTAAACTTGGGTTTGACAAAGTATTGTTGGATCCAGCGCGAGCTGGTGCCGCAGGCGTCATGGACCACATTGTTAAACTGGCACCGCAGAAGGTGGTTTATGTTTCCTGTAATCCCACCACGCTTGCGCGTGACAGTCAGATTTTAATCGCAGCGGGTTACCGAATGGAGCGCGTGCGAATGCTAGATATGTTTCCCCACACGGGGCATTTAGAGTCGATGGCGTTGTTTGTTGCGTCGTAG
- the recO gene encoding DNA repair protein RecO yields MEGWQRAFVLHGRPYSETSLLLDLFTEGHGRVRLLAKGARSKRSSLKGALQPFTPLLVRWGGKGEVKTLRNAEPVSLGLPLTGISLYSGLYVNELVSRVLEQETNYSSLFFDYLNCLQNLAATVGSPEHTLREFELALLGNLGYGIDFLHCAGSGEPVSDEMTYRYREEKGFIASLLVDQLSFTGRDLKALAERRFPDPLTLRAAKRFTRMALKPYLGGKPLKSRELFRQFVGKRPVKPASA; encoded by the coding sequence ATGGAAGGTTGGCAACGCGCATTTGTGTTACATGGGCGTCCTTATAGTGAAACCAGTCTCCTGTTAGACCTGTTCACTGAAGGGCACGGGCGTGTACGTCTGTTGGCGAAAGGCGCACGTAGTAAACGCTCGAGTCTCAAAGGTGCGTTACAACCTTTCACGCCGCTTCTGGTTCGCTGGGGCGGTAAAGGGGAAGTCAAAACCCTACGTAATGCTGAGCCTGTTTCATTAGGACTACCGCTAACGGGTATCTCGCTCTATAGCGGTCTGTATGTCAATGAGCTGGTTTCCCGCGTGCTTGAGCAGGAAACCAACTACTCTTCGTTATTCTTCGATTACCTCAACTGTTTACAAAATCTGGCGGCGACCGTCGGCTCTCCTGAACATACGCTGCGTGAATTCGAACTCGCTTTGCTGGGCAACCTTGGCTATGGCATCGATTTTCTGCACTGCGCGGGCAGCGGCGAACCTGTCTCTGATGAGATGACTTATCGCTACCGTGAAGAGAAGGGGTTTATCGCCAGCTTGCTGGTCGATCAGCTCAGCTTTACCGGCCGCGATTTAAAAGCGTTGGCCGAGCGTAGATTCCCTGATCCACTCACGCTGCGTGCGGCTAAACGTTTTACCCGTATGGCGCTGAAACCCTATTTAGGCGGAAAACCGTTAAAAAGCCGTGAACTGTTCCGTCAGTTTGTCGGAAAACGCCCAGTCAAACCTGCATCTGCTTAA
- the barA gene encoding two-component sensor histidine kinase BarA: MTKYSLRARMMVLILAPTLLIGLLLSTFFVVHRYNELQAQLVDSGASIIEPLAVASEYGMTFRSREAVRQLIGLLHRRHSDIVRSIAVFDDNNDLFVTSNYHHNYSLLQLPKGVPMPNDLMLSKHGDSLILRTPIISEDRFIDATSAENPHLGYIAVELDLRSVRLQQYKEVFVATLLLIICMCIALLLAYRLMRDVTGPIRNMVNTVDRIRRGQLDSRVEGHMLGELDMLKNGINSMAMSLTAYHEEMQQNIDQATSDLRETLEQMEIQNVELDLAKKRAQEAARIKSEFLANMSHELRTPLNGVIGFTRQVLKTPLNATQSDYLQTIERSANNLLTIINDVLDFSKLEAGKLVLEHIPFLLRETIDEVTVLLAPSAHEKGIELTLNIRNDVPEHVIGDPMRIQQVLTNLLGNAIKFTEKGNIDIRIELRSATPHQVELEVLVHDTGIGISERQQSQLFQAFRQADASISRRHGGTGLGLVITQKLVNEMGGDISFHSQPNKGSTFWFHIQLELNHNAPASHFPMQRLAGQKLLYVESNPVAAQCTLDLLQATPLEVSYSPLLAQVIPDSHYDILLVGLPVNFTYDDAQGRDKLKTALSLANRVILAMPSHKLLYSDELKEQGVRSCLAKPLTSNRLLPILLDNSLPKRAPVVIEHKVERLPLNVMAVDDNPANLKLIGALLGELVEQIILCHSGEEAIAQVKEHRLDIILMDIQMPEMDGIRTSELIRKIPRYVDTPIIAVTAHAINGERERLLRAGMDDYLAKPIDENMLRQLLARYYRDPNQQESHTAAASLEADSDLTLDWEMALRQAANKEELARDLLQMLLEFLPQVKTQVEAALEGNQEPAIVDIIHKLHGSCSYSGLPRLKRLCRYIEQQLRHEIAVSDLEPEWMELLDEIENVEKAAQEKLNG; this comes from the coding sequence ATGACCAAATACAGCCTGCGTGCGCGCATGATGGTACTGATTTTAGCCCCCACTTTATTGATTGGTTTGCTGCTCAGTACTTTCTTCGTTGTTCATAGATACAATGAGTTACAAGCACAATTGGTGGATTCCGGAGCCAGTATCATTGAACCGCTTGCCGTGGCAAGCGAATACGGTATGACCTTCCGCAGTCGTGAAGCGGTACGACAGCTGATTGGTCTTCTGCATCGCCGTCATTCCGATATCGTGCGTTCCATCGCCGTTTTTGACGATAATAACGATCTATTCGTCACCTCGAACTATCACCATAACTATTCGTTGCTACAGCTCCCCAAAGGGGTGCCGATGCCTAACGACCTGATGCTTTCCAAGCATGGGGATTCGTTAATCCTGCGCACGCCGATCATCTCAGAAGACCGATTTATCGATGCCACCAGCGCCGAAAACCCGCATCTTGGCTATATCGCGGTTGAATTGGATCTGCGCTCGGTGCGCTTACAGCAATACAAAGAAGTATTTGTTGCTACGTTGCTGCTGATTATCTGTATGTGTATTGCGTTACTGCTTGCCTACCGGCTGATGCGCGATGTCACAGGACCTATCCGTAACATGGTTAACACCGTTGACCGTATTCGTCGCGGGCAGCTCGACAGTCGTGTAGAAGGCCATATGCTGGGTGAGCTGGATATGCTCAAAAACGGTATTAATTCGATGGCAATGTCTCTAACGGCCTACCACGAAGAGATGCAGCAAAATATCGATCAGGCCACTTCTGATCTGCGAGAAACGCTTGAGCAGATGGAGATCCAAAACGTCGAGCTAGACTTAGCTAAAAAACGCGCTCAGGAAGCCGCACGAATTAAATCTGAGTTTTTAGCCAATATGTCGCATGAGCTGCGCACGCCGCTCAACGGCGTCATCGGTTTTACTCGACAGGTGCTGAAAACACCGCTTAACGCGACCCAAAGTGACTACTTACAGACCATTGAGCGCTCGGCCAATAACCTGCTCACCATCATTAACGATGTGCTTGATTTCTCGAAGCTTGAAGCCGGTAAACTGGTACTGGAACATATTCCTTTCCTGTTGCGTGAAACCATCGATGAAGTCACCGTCCTACTGGCTCCTAGCGCACACGAAAAAGGCATTGAGCTCACGCTGAATATTCGTAACGACGTTCCCGAACATGTGATCGGCGACCCGATGCGAATACAGCAAGTCCTCACTAACCTGTTAGGCAATGCGATCAAGTTTACCGAGAAAGGGAATATTGATATTCGCATTGAGCTACGTAGCGCCACCCCACATCAGGTTGAGCTGGAAGTCTTGGTGCACGATACCGGTATTGGTATCTCAGAACGCCAGCAATCACAGCTGTTCCAAGCATTCCGTCAGGCAGATGCCAGTATTTCTCGTCGTCATGGCGGTACCGGACTGGGCTTGGTCATCACCCAGAAACTGGTGAATGAAATGGGTGGCGATATTAGCTTCCATAGCCAGCCGAACAAAGGCTCTACATTCTGGTTCCATATTCAGCTCGAGCTCAACCATAACGCACCGGCAAGTCACTTCCCGATGCAGCGTTTAGCTGGGCAAAAACTGCTTTATGTCGAGTCAAACCCAGTTGCGGCACAGTGTACGCTGGACTTGCTTCAGGCGACGCCGTTGGAGGTGAGCTACAGCCCACTTCTAGCGCAGGTTATTCCTGATTCCCACTACGATATTCTACTGGTGGGACTACCTGTTAACTTCACCTATGACGATGCACAGGGCCGAGATAAGCTGAAAACCGCGTTGTCCTTAGCCAACCGCGTAATTCTTGCTATGCCGAGCCACAAACTGCTCTATAGCGATGAATTGAAAGAACAAGGAGTACGCAGCTGTTTAGCCAAACCGCTGACCAGCAACCGCTTGCTGCCTATTTTACTGGATAATAGCCTACCGAAACGTGCACCGGTGGTGATTGAGCATAAGGTTGAACGCCTGCCGCTGAACGTTATGGCGGTTGATGATAATCCAGCTAACCTTAAGCTTATTGGTGCGCTATTAGGTGAGCTGGTCGAACAAATTATTCTGTGCCATAGCGGTGAAGAAGCGATTGCCCAAGTGAAAGAGCACCGCTTAGACATCATCCTCATGGATATTCAAATGCCAGAAATGGATGGCATTCGTACCAGTGAATTAATCCGCAAAATACCACGCTATGTTGATACACCAATTATCGCCGTAACGGCTCATGCTATTAACGGTGAACGTGAGCGCCTACTTCGCGCAGGGATGGATGACTATCTGGCAAAACCCATCGACGAAAATATGCTGCGTCAGCTTCTGGCACGCTACTATCGCGATCCTAACCAGCAAGAATCACATACCGCAGCGGCATCACTCGAAGCCGATAGCGATCTGACGCTCGATTGGGAAATGGCACTGCGGCAAGCGGCTAACAAAGAAGAGCTGGCACGAGATTTACTCCAGATGCTGTTGGAGTTCCTTCCGCAGGTCAAAACGCAGGTGGAAGCGGCTCTCGAAGGTAATCAGGAACCGGCGATAGTGGACATTATTCACAAGCTACACGGTAGCTGTAGTTATAGCGGCCTTCCTCGCTTGAAACGTCTTTGTCGTTATATCGAGCAGCAGCTACGCCACGAAATTGCGGTGAGCGATTTAGAGCCGGAGTGGATGGAGTTACTCGACGAAATTGAAAACGTAGAAAAAGCCGCACAGGAGAAACTGAACGGCTAG
- the rseC gene encoding SoxR-reducing system protein RseC, with protein sequence MMREWATVASWQQGIATLNCEQRSGCGSCGAKNTCGTAVLNKINPQSQHQLQVEIAQPLEPGQKVEIGITEANLLRSAVLVYLTPLLGLIVGGGVGQSFMHSDAWAALGALVGAGAGFMFARFKAKKLSDRQDYLPIVLQVGLPPSMIRTPTNI encoded by the coding sequence ATGATGCGCGAATGGGCAACGGTGGCATCCTGGCAACAGGGCATCGCTACGCTAAACTGTGAACAGCGCTCAGGTTGTGGTTCCTGCGGGGCGAAAAATACCTGTGGTACGGCGGTGTTGAATAAAATCAATCCTCAGTCGCAGCATCAGCTTCAGGTTGAAATTGCGCAACCGTTAGAACCCGGCCAAAAGGTCGAGATTGGTATTACTGAAGCCAATCTGCTGCGTTCTGCGGTGTTAGTCTATCTCACTCCGCTGCTCGGCCTTATCGTCGGCGGTGGTGTGGGGCAGTCATTTATGCATTCTGATGCATGGGCTGCGTTAGGCGCATTGGTTGGCGCTGGTGCTGGTTTCATGTTTGCGCGATTTAAGGCGAAAAAACTAAGTGACCGGCAAGATTATCTGCCGATCGTTTTGCAAGTCGGTTTGCCTCCATCCATGATCCGCACCCCCACGAATATCTAG
- the acpS gene encoding holo-ACP synthase has translation MAVLGLGTDIVEISRIEAVVERSGDQMAKRVLAPAEWEQYCAHQQKIRYLAKRFAVKEAAAKAFGTGIRNGLAFAQFEVYNDSLGKPVLRLHGRAAELAQEMGITSIHVSLADERRYACATVIVEG, from the coding sequence ATGGCTGTTTTAGGTTTGGGCACCGATATCGTTGAAATCTCTCGTATTGAAGCCGTGGTCGAGCGCAGTGGCGATCAAATGGCGAAACGCGTATTGGCGCCCGCTGAATGGGAGCAATACTGCGCTCATCAGCAGAAAATTCGTTATTTAGCCAAGCGTTTTGCGGTGAAAGAGGCGGCGGCTAAGGCATTTGGCACCGGTATTCGTAACGGGCTGGCCTTTGCTCAGTTTGAAGTTTACAACGATTCGTTGGGCAAGCCGGTGCTGCGTTTACACGGCCGTGCCGCTGAGCTGGCGCAAGAAATGGGGATTACGTCTATTCACGTTTCTTTGGCTGATGAACGTCGCTATGCCTGCGCAACCGTGATTGTTGAAGGTTAA
- the lepB gene encoding signal peptidase I gives MANMFALILVIATLVTGVIWCIDRFKLAPARRAKIEAINAQTVDGLDKQTAKDAVKTSGWIETCVSVFPVLALVLIIRSFIYEPFQIPSGSMMPTLLIGDFILVEKFAYGIKEPVAQHTIIPTGHPKRGDIVVFKYPLDPRLDYIKRAIGLPGDKVTYDPYSKEVTVYPACQTGQNCDKLLPITYSAAEPSEWVQTFGQMGNGEASSGFFQIPLDQNVDDGYRMSERKETLGTVTHRILTVPQAQDMMSRYYRQPGQPQGVWVVPEGHYFMMGDNRDNSADSRYWGFVPEQNLVGKATAIWMSFEKQEGQWPTGVRLSRIGGIH, from the coding sequence ATGGCCAATATGTTTGCTCTAATTCTGGTGATCGCAACGTTGGTGACCGGGGTTATTTGGTGTATCGACCGCTTTAAGTTAGCTCCGGCGCGTCGAGCAAAGATCGAGGCGATTAACGCCCAAACGGTTGACGGTTTAGATAAGCAGACAGCCAAAGACGCGGTGAAAACCTCAGGTTGGATTGAAACCTGCGTATCCGTTTTCCCTGTTTTGGCACTGGTTCTGATTATTCGCTCATTTATTTATGAGCCTTTCCAGATCCCATCAGGTTCAATGATGCCGACGCTGCTGATCGGCGATTTCATTCTGGTAGAAAAGTTTGCCTATGGAATTAAAGAGCCTGTCGCGCAGCACACGATTATTCCAACCGGACATCCTAAGCGCGGCGATATCGTGGTATTTAAATATCCGCTGGATCCACGTTTGGACTATATCAAACGCGCCATTGGTTTACCGGGTGATAAAGTCACTTACGATCCATACAGTAAAGAAGTTACGGTTTACCCAGCCTGCCAAACAGGGCAGAACTGCGACAAGTTACTGCCAATTACCTACAGCGCGGCTGAGCCAAGCGAGTGGGTGCAGACCTTTGGCCAAATGGGTAATGGCGAAGCCAGCAGCGGCTTCTTCCAGATTCCATTGGATCAAAACGTGGATGATGGATACCGCATGAGTGAGCGTAAAGAAACGCTGGGTACCGTTACCCATCGGATTCTGACTGTGCCTCAGGCGCAGGACATGATGTCACGCTACTACCGTCAGCCAGGTCAGCCACAGGGCGTATGGGTGGTTCCTGAAGGTCATTACTTCATGATGGGCGACAACCGTGATAACAGCGCTGATAGCCGTTATTGGGGCTTTGTTCCTGAGCAGAATCTCGTTGGTAAAGCGACGGCAATCTGGATGAGCTTTGAAAAGCAAGAAGGGCAATGGCCAACTGGCGTTCGCCTGAGTCGTATTGGTGGGATCCACTAA